In the genome of Monodelphis domestica isolate mMonDom1 chromosome 2, mMonDom1.pri, whole genome shotgun sequence, one region contains:
- the LOC130457010 gene encoding hormonally up-regulated neu tumor-associated kinase homolog — protein MPAAVQTTLKGLLTDTNDLDRILPDLKKKKKKKRRDLPTPASFRKTSQGKARIFPHTKQVGTYLVGKMINRGSFAKVMEGLHLPTGEKVAIKVIDKKKAQQDSYISKNMKREPRIQQMVKHPHIVQLYETLETENSYYMVMELCLGGDLLDKICDQKKLDEREVRRFTRQIMSAVGHLHHHGIVHR, from the exons ATGCCTGCAGCAGTTCAAACAACCCTGAAAGGGCTACTAACAGACACTAACGACTTGGACAGGATATTGCCTGAcctgaaaaagaagaagaagaagaagagaagggatcTGCCGACACCTGCATCCTTCAGGAAGACATCCCAAGGAAAGGCTAGAATTTTCCCTCACACCAAACAAGTTGGAACTTATCTGGTGGGGAAAATGATCAACAGGGGCTCCTTTGCCAAGGTGATGGAGGGACTGCATCTCCCTACgggtgaaaag GTCGCTATTAAAGTCATTGACAAGAAAAAAGCCCAGCAGGACTCCTACATTTCCAAGAACATGAAGCGTGAGCCCCGCATTCAGCAGATGGTTAAGCATCCTCACATTGTCCAGCTGTACGAAACCCTGGAGACAGAAAACTCTTATTACATGGTGATGGAGCTGTGCCTGGGTGGGGATCTCTTGGACAAGATCTGTGACCAAAAGAAACTGGATGAAAGGGAAGTAAGGAGGTTCACCAGGCAGATAATGTCAGCCGTTGGCCACCTACACCACCATGGCATTGTCCACAGGTAA